The Gillisia sp. Hel_I_86 genome has a segment encoding these proteins:
- a CDS encoding sigma-54-dependent transcriptional regulator, whose amino-acid sequence MQLKKENILIVDDDIHIRELLQRHLQSWNYHTYKAVSVKEAVQILRDTKIDLLITDLRMPEIDGSELIKFVSEHYPTLPKLVVTGYPSVQDSLSAIKYGVVDYLTKPFTKTELEQAINKSVESKIDSISSFTRAETQKEKAYGEIIGNSEKINDVIQIIERVKDNKATIFIKGESGTGKELVARAIHYQGKFSRAPFITVNCGGIPENLLEAELFGYTKGAFTGAEKNRDGFFQAANGGTIFLDEIGNASTAVQSRLLRVLQEKEVVKVGAQKAEKIDVRIIAATNSDLKEMIKKGAFREDLYYRLTVVEIDVAPLRERKEDILLLVEKFLFKYGAEYKDRFVKISPEASAILERYDWPGNIRELENVIQRAVIMCDKTVEVECLPDSLKYSIQFPENELLPLKEMEKLYIQKVLNATNNNKTKAAGILGIDRKTIRMKLED is encoded by the coding sequence ATGCAACTAAAAAAAGAAAACATATTAATTGTAGATGATGATATCCATATTAGGGAGTTATTGCAACGCCACCTACAATCATGGAATTACCATACCTACAAAGCTGTTTCGGTAAAAGAAGCTGTACAAATTTTGCGTGATACCAAAATTGATTTACTCATTACCGATTTAAGAATGCCCGAAATTGATGGTTCAGAACTTATAAAATTTGTTTCAGAACATTATCCTACGCTTCCCAAGCTTGTGGTTACAGGATATCCATCGGTGCAAGATTCACTTTCTGCCATTAAATACGGGGTGGTGGATTATTTAACCAAACCCTTTACCAAGACCGAGTTGGAACAAGCCATCAATAAATCTGTGGAAAGTAAAATCGATTCTATTTCTTCTTTTACAAGAGCAGAAACTCAAAAAGAGAAAGCTTATGGGGAAATTATAGGAAATTCAGAAAAGATCAATGATGTCATTCAAATTATAGAACGTGTAAAAGACAACAAAGCCACCATATTTATTAAGGGAGAAAGCGGTACAGGAAAAGAATTGGTGGCACGCGCCATTCATTATCAAGGTAAATTTTCAAGAGCGCCCTTTATTACAGTTAATTGTGGTGGTATTCCTGAAAATTTACTGGAGGCCGAATTGTTCGGTTATACCAAAGGCGCTTTCACAGGAGCTGAAAAAAATCGGGACGGATTCTTCCAAGCGGCAAATGGTGGAACTATTTTTTTAGATGAAATAGGAAACGCATCAACGGCCGTACAATCCCGTTTATTACGAGTTCTTCAAGAAAAAGAAGTAGTTAAGGTAGGGGCTCAAAAAGCAGAAAAAATTGATGTGCGCATCATTGCCGCAACCAATAGTGACCTGAAGGAAATGATCAAGAAAGGTGCTTTTAGGGAAGATCTTTACTATCGTCTTACTGTTGTTGAGATAGATGTAGCACCATTGAGAGAGCGAAAGGAGGATATTTTGTTATTGGTTGAAAAATTCCTTTTTAAATATGGTGCAGAATACAAGGATCGTTTTGTAAAGATAAGCCCAGAAGCTTCGGCAATTTTGGAACGTTATGACTGGCCTGGAAACATTCGTGAACTGGAAAATGTGATTCAACGTGCGGTGATAATGTGCGACAAAACAGTAGAGGTTGAATGTCTCCCAGATTCTTTAAAATATAGCATTCAATTCCCCGAAAACGAATTGCTTCCTCTAAAAGAAATGGAGAAATTATACATCCAGAAAGTACTGAATGCTACCAATAACAATAAGACAAAAGCTGCAGGAATTTTAGGAATCGATCGTAAAACCATTAGAATGAAACTTGAAGATTAA
- a CDS encoding Glu/Leu/Phe/Val family dehydrogenase, which produces MTTITANLSNTVKKAPVKGMMDNVMQQFNSAADHINLHPNIRKILSITNNEIIVHFPVKMDNGEVEIFTGYRVQHNNALGPYKGGLRYHPTVDIDAARALAMWMTWKTSLAGLPYGGGKGGIQLDPSLYSEGELERITRRFTFALADNIGPEHDIPAPDVNTNSQTMAWIADTYMSTRPPAERTANQHVVTGKPDGSGGLEGRDRATGYGVFLNIKFWARRNNETLVGKKFIVQGFGNVGYWASHFLEKEGAKLVAVQDAFGSVTNQNGIIVEDLFNYSKANKGSLVDFPEASVLDKDDFFMTDCDICIPAALGNQITENNAYKIKAKLIAEGANGPTNVDGEKILLERGITIIPDILCNSGGVVASYFEWLQNRNGELWQLDEVMAKLDKKMIESFNKVYEYSEREGMDLRTAAYCIAIKRIEKAYIQRGIFP; this is translated from the coding sequence ATGACAACAATAACAGCAAATTTAAGCAACACAGTAAAGAAAGCCCCTGTAAAAGGTATGATGGATAATGTGATGCAGCAATTTAACAGTGCCGCAGATCATATTAATCTTCACCCCAATATTCGTAAGATATTGAGTATTACAAACAATGAAATTATTGTGCATTTTCCTGTGAAAATGGACAATGGCGAGGTAGAGATTTTTACTGGCTACAGAGTGCAACACAATAATGCACTAGGCCCATATAAAGGTGGCCTACGTTATCACCCAACGGTAGATATCGATGCTGCAAGGGCACTGGCAATGTGGATGACCTGGAAAACCTCCCTTGCTGGTTTGCCATATGGTGGTGGAAAAGGAGGTATCCAATTAGATCCTTCCCTATATTCGGAGGGAGAATTGGAGCGCATTACCCGTAGGTTTACATTTGCCCTGGCCGATAATATTGGACCTGAACATGATATTCCTGCTCCAGATGTGAACACAAACAGCCAGACAATGGCTTGGATTGCAGATACCTATATGAGCACCCGGCCTCCAGCAGAACGCACAGCAAATCAGCACGTGGTGACAGGAAAACCCGATGGTAGTGGTGGCTTGGAAGGCCGGGATCGTGCCACTGGTTATGGCGTGTTCTTGAACATAAAATTTTGGGCAAGGCGCAACAACGAAACGCTTGTTGGCAAGAAGTTTATTGTCCAAGGTTTTGGAAATGTAGGCTACTGGGCTTCCCATTTTTTGGAAAAAGAAGGAGCAAAATTAGTAGCTGTCCAAGATGCTTTTGGGAGTGTTACCAACCAGAATGGAATTATCGTAGAAGATCTTTTTAACTATAGCAAAGCCAACAAAGGAAGCCTCGTGGACTTTCCGGAAGCTTCGGTCTTGGATAAGGACGATTTCTTTATGACGGACTGCGACATCTGTATTCCTGCGGCTTTGGGCAATCAAATCACTGAAAACAATGCATATAAAATTAAAGCAAAATTAATTGCTGAAGGTGCTAATGGCCCAACTAATGTGGATGGTGAAAAGATCCTTTTAGAGCGGGGCATCACAATTATTCCTGATATCCTGTGTAACTCTGGCGGTGTGGTAGCAAGTTATTTTGAATGGTTGCAGAACCGAAATGGAGAGCTTTGGCAACTGGATGAAGTGATGGCTAAACTTGATAAAAAGATGATAGAGTCCTTCAACAAGGTGTATGAATATTCAGAAAGAGAAGGAATGGATTTACGTACGGCAGCTTATTGTATTGCCATTAAACGTATAGAGAAAGCATATATACAACGTGGGATTTTCCCATAA
- a CDS encoding GreA/GreB family elongation factor: MYLKRILNISGYAEDFQTKKSLQRLIEKFKNAHIVDEIDMPKDVIRLNSKVMVSSENGWEKSIQIVIPKDKDAKQDKVSILTPMGAALFGY; this comes from the coding sequence GTGTACTTAAAGCGCATACTCAACATCTCGGGCTATGCCGAAGATTTTCAAACGAAGAAATCACTGCAAAGATTGATCGAAAAATTTAAGAATGCTCACATTGTGGATGAAATTGATATGCCTAAAGATGTCATTCGACTTAATAGTAAAGTAATGGTGAGTTCTGAAAATGGTTGGGAAAAATCCATACAGATTGTGATCCCAAAAGATAAAGATGCCAAGCAAGATAAAGTCTCCATTCTCACCCCAATGGGTGCAGCGCTGTTTGGTTATTAA
- a CDS encoding IS5 family transposase has product MKSRYTRSTAQQCEIMKKFLPVKIKGHYKLRDIADAILWILRTGCQWRNLPECFPKWESVYYHFRKWGRDGTLSRLNAGLNMMERKRQGKGATPSMLSIDSQSVKAGPMTSESKGIDGNKKINGRKRHAITDTLGLVWGVVVGAANQADGAVAERVVEPLLGYLDRMEKILADHAYKKVFMEWVERTVIGLEVEISSCPPSSKGFVPVKWRWVTERTFGIFNFFRRLDKDYEKTPESQEYWVLWQNCQIILNRIE; this is encoded by the coding sequence ATGAAATCGAGATACACCCGATCGACTGCCCAACAGTGTGAAATTATGAAAAAATTCCTTCCCGTTAAAATCAAGGGCCACTATAAGTTGCGCGACATTGCCGACGCCATCCTTTGGATATTGCGCACCGGCTGCCAATGGCGGAACCTACCGGAATGCTTTCCCAAATGGGAGAGCGTCTACTACCATTTCAGGAAGTGGGGCCGGGACGGCACCCTTTCAAGGCTGAACGCAGGGCTGAACATGATGGAGAGGAAGCGGCAGGGAAAGGGGGCAACACCCAGTATGCTGTCGATCGACAGCCAGTCCGTCAAGGCGGGGCCGATGACCTCCGAGTCGAAGGGCATCGACGGGAACAAGAAGATAAACGGACGGAAACGGCACGCGATCACCGATACCCTCGGCCTGGTATGGGGCGTTGTGGTAGGCGCGGCGAACCAGGCCGACGGGGCGGTGGCCGAGAGGGTGGTGGAGCCCCTGTTGGGCTATCTGGACCGGATGGAAAAGATACTGGCCGACCATGCCTACAAGAAGGTGTTCATGGAGTGGGTCGAGAGGACGGTAATAGGGCTGGAAGTGGAGATCTCGTCATGCCCGCCATCCTCGAAAGGCTTTGTCCCGGTAAAGTGGAGATGGGTCACCGAAAGGACCTTCGGGATCTTCAATTTCTTCAGGCGACTGGACAAGGATTATGAAAAAACACCGGAAAGTCAGGAATATTGGGTATTGTGGCAGAATTGTCAGATTATCCTCAATAGAATCGAATGA
- a CDS encoding universal stress protein, whose product MKNILIPINFSFHSYDAIDYAIKFFKEEEECHFYFLNTFTIDIDGLNAIELLQADEDWFENPKNESEKNLGFVIQKYLYKNRGKNHQFSAISDCTNLIQGIKKVIEEIEIDLVVIPGKKNTNDTNEEYSKNTKRVIGNIRECPLMIIPPSARILIQPEFVLVSNFEEELSKTEIQKWYKLVKAAKGTIKIVTLFEKDKMTSIQKTNQNWVRLQIEMYSTLPIKMEHVDTFGELEDLVGNYSNHIICLIDKKPGFWRMLGLNNSRITKLGPSLSTPLIALHS is encoded by the coding sequence ATGAAAAATATTTTAATCCCTATCAACTTTAGTTTCCATAGTTACGATGCTATCGATTATGCCATCAAATTTTTTAAAGAAGAAGAAGAGTGTCATTTTTACTTTCTCAACACCTTTACCATTGACATTGATGGCTTAAATGCCATAGAGTTGCTCCAAGCAGATGAAGATTGGTTTGAGAACCCTAAAAATGAGTCTGAAAAAAATCTGGGATTCGTAATTCAAAAGTATTTATATAAAAATAGGGGAAAGAACCATCAATTTAGTGCTATTTCTGATTGTACAAATTTGATTCAAGGGATTAAAAAGGTAATTGAAGAAATCGAAATTGATTTAGTGGTAATCCCGGGAAAGAAGAATACTAATGACACAAATGAAGAGTACAGTAAAAATACAAAACGCGTCATAGGAAACATAAGAGAATGCCCTTTGATGATCATCCCCCCTTCAGCAAGAATACTTATACAACCAGAATTTGTACTGGTTTCAAATTTTGAGGAGGAATTGTCTAAAACTGAAATACAAAAATGGTATAAGCTTGTGAAAGCCGCAAAGGGTACAATTAAAATAGTCACACTTTTTGAGAAAGATAAAATGACATCCATACAAAAAACCAATCAAAATTGGGTTCGTTTACAAATCGAAATGTACTCTACATTACCAATTAAAATGGAACATGTTGACACATTTGGTGAGTTAGAAGATTTAGTCGGTAATTATTCAAATCACATCATTTGTTTAATAGACAAAAAACCAGGTTTTTGGAGAATGTTAGGCCTAAATAACTCACGGATAACAAAGCTGGGACCCTCATTGAGTACTCCATTGATCGCTCTACATTCTTAA
- a CDS encoding cytochrome c biogenesis CcdA family protein, which produces MNLERFLNGFTATFQDGSIFSLGIAFLAGLISSGVCPCTLPVGLGFAGYVGSTSVRESKTGFAVTFSFFIGIVLCLTLLGAIAGYSGIFLTEVFGKYWALGMGIISLVAAGIAFYGPYLRVRQLESLRTPGIGGSFIYGFIFSLGTSAAPLLLLLSFAVAKASLLYGLLLAFSFGIGRGLPFLAVGLFSSFVSKLAKLSWLRKSIQIISGIALLYLSFYFFRVFSFYL; this is translated from the coding sequence ATGAACCTAGAGCGTTTTTTAAATGGATTTACCGCTACTTTTCAAGATGGTTCAATATTCAGTTTAGGTATTGCCTTTCTAGCAGGATTGATTTCAAGTGGTGTTTGCCCTTGCACACTACCAGTTGGTCTTGGATTTGCAGGTTATGTGGGAAGTACTTCTGTTCGAGAATCAAAAACAGGGTTTGCAGTAACTTTTTCGTTTTTTATAGGTATTGTTCTTTGTTTGACATTATTAGGGGCCATTGCTGGGTATTCCGGTATTTTCCTGACTGAAGTATTTGGAAAATATTGGGCTTTAGGGATGGGAATAATATCGTTGGTTGCCGCAGGAATTGCATTTTACGGACCCTATTTACGTGTAAGACAACTTGAATCTTTACGCACACCAGGAATTGGAGGTTCATTCATTTATGGATTTATTTTTAGTTTAGGTACATCAGCGGCTCCTTTATTGCTTTTATTATCCTTTGCGGTTGCAAAAGCAAGTTTACTTTATGGATTACTTCTAGCTTTCAGTTTTGGTATTGGTAGAGGACTTCCTTTTTTGGCAGTTGGCTTATTTTCTAGTTTTGTTTCGAAACTCGCAAAATTATCTTGGTTGAGAAAAAGTATTCAAATAATAAGTGGAATTGCCCTTCTTTATTTAAGCTTTTATTTTTTTAGGGTTTTTAGTTTCTATCTATAA
- a CDS encoding heavy-metal-associated domain-containing protein — MKAVFYSSFLMLFVLLSGCDENSDKSKLTDANLANNVSVEVSIEGMSCMACVAKVKKTLSDLNGITEVNVSLENKSATVQYNPENISLNKIMQSIDEIGYKAGNVKKLPQ, encoded by the coding sequence ATGAAAGCTGTTTTCTACTCTTCATTTTTAATGCTATTTGTGCTTTTATCAGGATGTGATGAAAATAGTGATAAAAGCAAGCTTACAGATGCAAATCTAGCTAATAACGTGTCCGTAGAGGTTTCTATTGAAGGGATGAGCTGTATGGCTTGCGTAGCTAAAGTAAAAAAAACACTTTCTGATTTAAACGGCATAACTGAAGTAAACGTTAGTCTTGAAAACAAAAGTGCCACTGTACAATACAATCCAGAAAATATTTCATTAAATAAAATAATGCAATCTATTGATGAAATTGGATATAAAGCCGGAAATGTGAAAAAATTACCTCAATGA
- a CDS encoding metal-sensing transcriptional repressor, whose amino-acid sequence MLPKDLTKDLKDRLNSLKGQVEGVIKMLDESNDPAQILNQFKAVNKGFDKAQYLLLDEVFRKTLAIKIAEALESCPGNCGQEEKIAVIRKQFPDLNLYELTDKMKEIETIYEFLQTNTEEIMQTITLTIDNMVCQGCAEKITDILKELDGIKKVKTKAMHKSVQVDFNPDKISESKIETTLTKSGYEPKKLII is encoded by the coding sequence ATGCTACCAAAAGATTTGACTAAAGATCTAAAAGACCGTTTGAATTCCCTAAAAGGACAGGTTGAGGGCGTGATAAAAATGCTTGATGAAAGTAATGATCCTGCCCAAATATTAAATCAATTTAAAGCGGTCAATAAAGGCTTTGATAAAGCGCAATACCTACTGCTAGACGAAGTGTTCAGAAAAACTTTGGCGATCAAAATTGCGGAGGCGTTAGAGAGTTGCCCTGGCAATTGTGGACAGGAAGAAAAAATTGCTGTGATTAGAAAGCAATTCCCTGATTTGAACCTATATGAACTTACCGACAAAATGAAAGAAATTGAAACTATTTATGAATTTCTACAAACAAATACAGAAGAAATTATGCAAACTATAACGTTAACAATTGACAATATGGTTTGTCAAGGATGCGCCGAAAAAATAACAGACATTTTAAAAGAATTGGATGGAATTAAAAAAGTAAAAACCAAAGCGATGCATAAATCGGTACAAGTGGATTTTAATCCCGATAAAATAAGTGAATCAAAAATAGAAACTACCTTGACCAAATCGGGATATGAACCCAAAAAGTTGATTATATGA
- a CDS encoding thioredoxin family protein, whose translation MKRQIEVFTAGCPICEPVVKMVKEMACDSCEVTVYNTIEQCDSKICIDKMKGYNITSLPAVAVNGKLLTCCKDRGVNKDELIAAGIGKAL comes from the coding sequence ATGAAACGACAAATTGAAGTATTTACAGCTGGATGCCCAATATGTGAACCAGTGGTAAAAATGGTAAAAGAAATGGCTTGCGACTCTTGCGAGGTAACAGTTTATAATACAATTGAGCAATGTGACTCTAAGATATGTATTGACAAAATGAAGGGATACAATATTACTTCTTTGCCTGCAGTAGCCGTAAATGGAAAATTGCTTACTTGTTGTAAAGACAGAGGAGTAAACAAAGATGAATTAATCGCTGCAGGAATTGGAAAAGCATTATAA
- a CDS encoding TetR/AcrR family transcriptional regulator, which yields MVRKKYKGEINDKERSKQKLINAVGKVLKTKGYTGLTATNIAKAAGLSRRLITIYFDSVDDLIEIYVRNKDYWTAASGKVGEMMNGNESRDTRKMIDYILQNQLDYFYNNSEMQKIILWEISEKTKIMYDVCEERERLGSKVFALADKEFEGKDIRAVSAILVAGIYYMVLHAKSTDTLFCEIDINQPEGMKRIKNAISLILENT from the coding sequence ATGGTTAGAAAAAAGTACAAAGGAGAAATCAATGATAAGGAACGGTCAAAACAAAAACTTATAAATGCAGTAGGGAAAGTTCTTAAAACCAAAGGTTATACAGGATTAACTGCAACGAATATTGCGAAAGCAGCAGGTTTAAGTCGCCGTCTTATTACCATTTATTTCGATTCTGTTGATGATTTGATAGAAATTTATGTTAGAAACAAAGATTATTGGACAGCGGCTTCTGGGAAAGTAGGGGAAATGATGAATGGAAATGAAAGTAGGGATACTAGAAAAATGATTGATTATATTCTGCAAAATCAACTGGATTATTTTTATAATAATTCTGAAATGCAAAAAATAATTTTGTGGGAAATTAGCGAAAAGACCAAAATCATGTATGATGTTTGTGAGGAGAGAGAGCGTCTTGGTTCCAAAGTTTTCGCGTTAGCCGATAAAGAGTTTGAGGGTAAAGATATAAGAGCAGTATCAGCAATATTGGTTGCTGGTATTTATTATATGGTACTTCATGCGAAATCGACCGACACATTATTTTGCGAGATTGATATAAATCAACCAGAAGGGATGAAAAGAATTAAAAATGCAATTAGTTTAATACTAGAAAATACATAG
- a CDS encoding IS1595 family transposase produces the protein MDLRNILNDLDRAEKIELAQLLHRGLNVPDLGLVGWDIGNDRPVYCPHCEDSDIYGHGHYKGRRRYKCRSCHKTFNDFTGTAVDGIKKLEKFQEYLLLVVESDDKQLDINDKVSVVVASGRNGGRTMLVAKIGRIDAESVQSTIGALIAPGNVLCSDSHPSIIKWARDNELEHHTFVASRQHVKDRCYHVQHVNSRDNRYKRWVKKFYGVSTKYLRGYLNWFVFLEKIKKSALQGLELARCVAKNIGAIKLYSSIERKYEKLIVPQLYKT, from the coding sequence ATGGATTTACGCAATATTTTAAACGATCTGGATCGAGCCGAGAAGATCGAGCTGGCGCAGCTTCTCCATCGGGGGCTCAACGTCCCCGACCTAGGGCTTGTGGGCTGGGACATCGGCAACGACCGCCCGGTGTATTGCCCTCACTGCGAAGACTCGGACATATACGGTCACGGGCACTACAAGGGGCGCAGGCGCTACAAGTGCAGGTCTTGCCACAAGACCTTCAACGACTTTACCGGTACTGCCGTTGACGGCATAAAGAAGCTGGAAAAGTTCCAAGAATACCTGTTGTTGGTGGTGGAGAGCGACGACAAGCAGTTAGACATCAACGACAAGGTCTCGGTGGTGGTCGCCTCGGGCAGGAACGGCGGGAGGACCATGCTTGTGGCAAAGATCGGCAGGATAGATGCGGAAAGCGTCCAGAGCACGATAGGTGCGCTCATCGCACCGGGCAACGTACTGTGTTCCGATTCCCATCCTTCGATAATCAAATGGGCAAGGGACAACGAACTCGAGCACCATACCTTTGTGGCGTCGCGCCAACATGTAAAGGACAGGTGCTATCACGTACAGCACGTCAATTCCCGAGACAACCGCTATAAGAGATGGGTCAAGAAGTTTTATGGGGTTTCGACCAAGTACCTTCGGGGCTACTTGAACTGGTTTGTCTTTCTGGAAAAGATAAAGAAATCTGCCCTACAGGGCTTGGAACTTGCAAGGTGCGTCGCCAAGAACATCGGTGCAATAAAACTCTATAGCTCTATCGAAAGGAAGTATGAGAAATTGATAGTTCCACAACTTTATAAAACATAA
- a CDS encoding DUF6563 family protein has translation MSISATSQEIYPQGSYMSLEELKAKTPSKNFDLTIERRTKSDIKMNGGNNYKLISADKSIKRKVLKKEIVAHSTGDSIFINGWPYKLQTWYSKIISDGKYFVFTAGIPMNKTMQTKEMQSGMAFGAIGGGSAGASLAMKRFLYLLDKETNKIRMIDREVMTELLTEYPELLDEYNLEREKDEIPTQIEYLKIWLCFIKLWNYQFLILPFDRAIEFYCTDVLGDAPCKFQAL, from the coding sequence ATGAGTATTTCAGCCACATCCCAGGAAATTTATCCACAAGGTAGTTATATGAGTTTGGAGGAGTTAAAAGCAAAAACTCCAAGTAAAAACTTTGATTTAACAATAGAAAGAAGAACAAAATCAGACATTAAAATGAATGGTGGAAATAATTACAAATTGATTTCCGCTGACAAATCAATAAAAAGAAAAGTATTAAAAAAGGAAATTGTCGCACATTCAACAGGAGATTCAATCTTCATTAATGGTTGGCCTTATAAATTACAGACCTGGTATTCAAAAATAATTAGTGACGGAAAATATTTTGTTTTCACAGCGGGAATCCCAATGAATAAAACCATGCAAACTAAAGAAATGCAGTCGGGTATGGCATTTGGAGCAATTGGGGGAGGTAGTGCAGGTGCTTCTCTTGCAATGAAAAGATTCTTGTATCTTTTGGATAAAGAGACAAATAAAATAAGAATGATTGATAGGGAAGTTATGACGGAATTATTAACTGAATACCCTGAACTATTGGATGAATATAATTTAGAGCGTGAAAAGGATGAAATTCCGACTCAAATTGAATATTTGAAAATATGGTTATGTTTTATAAAGTTGTGGAACTATCAATTTCTCATACTTCCTTTCGATAGAGCTATAGAGTTTTATTGCACCGATGTTCTTGGCGACGCACCTTGCAAGTTCCAAGCCCTGTAG
- a CDS encoding methyltransferase has protein sequence METTIEKQIDPSKIMQIGLGFWASKTLLTAINMELFTYLSAGELSGKDIQTKLGLHHRNLYDFLDALVALGFLERNGLKETATYRNAEDSALFLDKNKPSYVGGMLEMANNRLYPFWNNLEEGLKTGKPQNETRSGGKPIFEILYRDQALLSEFLGAMGGIQMGNFMALSHRFDFSGYQTLCDLGGAGGYLAAQVAQLNPHMKCISYDLPPVSPLASQNIENMGLAEKVKVLSGDFFKDEIPNTDVITMGNVLHDWGVVEKKRLMKKAYQALPEGGSLVVIENIIDDTRNKNAFGLLMSLNMMIETPEGFDFSFADFNQWAKEVGFKETSIMPLTGPSSAVIAIK, from the coding sequence ATGGAAACAACAATTGAAAAACAAATCGACCCGTCCAAAATCATGCAAATTGGCTTGGGATTTTGGGCCTCAAAAACACTTCTTACGGCGATTAATATGGAGCTATTTACCTATTTATCTGCGGGAGAATTGTCTGGAAAGGACATACAAACCAAACTAGGATTACACCATAGAAATCTTTATGACTTTCTGGATGCATTAGTGGCGCTCGGATTTCTGGAAAGAAACGGCTTGAAGGAAACTGCTACGTACCGAAATGCTGAAGATTCAGCGCTTTTTCTCGACAAGAATAAACCTAGCTATGTTGGTGGAATGCTTGAAATGGCAAATAATCGTTTATATCCTTTTTGGAACAATCTGGAAGAAGGTCTAAAAACAGGAAAGCCCCAAAATGAGACACGTTCGGGAGGAAAACCCATTTTCGAAATTTTATATAGAGACCAAGCTTTGTTAAGTGAATTTTTAGGAGCTATGGGTGGCATTCAAATGGGCAATTTCATGGCATTGTCACATAGATTTGATTTCTCTGGGTATCAAACCTTATGCGATTTGGGAGGAGCCGGTGGATATCTCGCCGCTCAAGTGGCACAGCTCAATCCACATATGAAATGCATATCATACGACTTGCCACCTGTTTCGCCTTTGGCTTCTCAAAACATTGAGAACATGGGCCTTGCTGAAAAGGTGAAGGTGCTTTCGGGTGATTTTTTCAAAGATGAAATTCCAAATACAGATGTAATTACCATGGGCAATGTACTTCATGACTGGGGGGTGGTTGAAAAGAAACGATTAATGAAGAAAGCCTACCAAGCACTTCCTGAGGGGGGCAGTTTGGTGGTGATAGAAAATATCATTGATGATACGCGAAATAAAAATGCATTTGGCCTATTGATGTCTCTGAACATGATGATTGAAACACCAGAGGGATTTGACTTTTCTTTTGCCGATTTCAACCAATGGGCCAAGGAAGTTGGATTTAAAGAAACATCCATAATGCCTCTTACAGGGCCTTCGAGTGCAGTAATAGCTATTAAATAA